The DNA segment AGTGGTGCGTTAAGGGGGCATGGCATACAGGTTTTAAATCCACATGCCCCACATGCATAAGTCGTCAACTTCATTTATTGCGATATCTTATTGTCTTGTCAGCACTTCCTTCATTCGTTGGTATTCATCCGCAGTGAGTTCTCCCTTTGCGAATTTTTCCTTGATGATGTTCAGGGAGTCATCTCTGTCCGGTCGTCCACCTTGTCGGGAGGTGAAGGCTTGAAAGAGTTTGGAGATGAGATACACCGCAACCAATGCGAGAAGTATCATCCAAATGAATCCAAACATGCCGCCTCCCATGAACCAGCCGGGGCCACCGCCATTCAATATTCCAAAATTACAACTCCACATGATTTAATCTCCTTATGAGCATGAGAGGTGAGGGGGAGTTTCCTCCCCCATCGAATTCGAGATTCAGACCTACCAACGGGGGCAGTTGTAGCCGTATCCATTATCGTAGCCATTGTAACCCATCATACCGGGACCCATACCACGCCCCATCA comes from the Pseudodesulfovibrio piezophilus C1TLV30 genome and includes:
- a CDS encoding SHOCT domain-containing protein; this translates as MWSCNFGILNGGGPGWFMGGGMFGFIWMILLALVAVYLISKLFQAFTSRQGGRPDRDDSLNIIKEKFAKGELTADEYQRMKEVLTRQ